ttatttctattcttCTATCTCCAGTGCACTTTAAATTGAGTTCACctattaaaatgtgttgcactgctgatgtttgtttctgcaCCTTCAAGACTTACGAAATATAAAGCTCCCATTATTGTGAAGACGTTCTCCGAACAGCAGATGTAGGTAAGTGGAGCTGATTTCAGCTGTGGGGTGATGAAAGGCTGCTAAAAGCATCCATCTTTGACATCTGTTAACAGCTCTAAAACCTCCTCGTACGTCCCCAGCACAAAAGACAGACATCCACACAGGAATCTGTTCTAATCTTCCTGTCGTTAAACTAATCACAGAGGAGACTGAGGAGTCTCCAGCACCTGCACTGTCGCACATTCACTCTAATAATGGAGAAAAATTAATCACAGCTATTGGCTGCTCCACAGAGAGCGGTGCATGCAGACTTTCATAAGCCTTCGTGTGTGTGATTTATGGCACACATCTGTAACAGTTAGCATCGTGGTATTACAAATGTAATCCTTACACTGGAAGTCATTTTTGCAGTATTTAGCTCTGTGTTGATTGGGATGTCTGCCCCCGAGTCaccctgctgctttttaaaatgaactttcATTCTGAAAAGTGTTGAGCGCTGTGTGTCATCATCTAGACATCCTCAGTTTGGTGATTATTTGACAGTTTCAGATTGTTTTCAGCATAGTGGAAACCTGTTGAATATGACACAGTGTATGACGGTGTTGACCTTTCATACTTGATTTCTCTCgcatagaaaaaaatattagtttttgGTGTAGTGCCTTTAAATCCATCTGCATATCTGAGAAGATGTAATGAGAAAAGGGCCGTGTGTGAATCATTCAACCCACTCCTCATAAAACACTTTGAAGACACGGCATTAATATCTTGCAGTGTGCAGCTGGAAATGAACATACACTGTATGGACGATGGTGAGAACTTGTCTTCTGTGCTGCAACACTTGATAACAAACCCCTCAAAAAACGTTTTCCAGGCATTATCTTCAAACAAGAACCTCATTCTTGCCAGTACTGTGACATAAAGCAGGCGCTGCTGTTCAGCATTCTTACTAAACAACAACAGCGAATGCCCCTGGTGGCTATTGATGCATTAAGTGATGTATGAAGTGCTAAATGTATGAAATACTCAGCAGTTGCCATGGCACTGGAGATGTTATTTGGCTCCGGCCTCTTTAAAGCTAACAGGAAAATGGTTTAGTCTgagaaaacatttctgtgagCTTGTGTTCAGGAAACTAACTGGGGTATTGTGAGCTATTGACTATCTCTCTTGCTGCTAAGCTGCTGGAACTTCACTGCCTGTGGACTATACTTGTAATTACTGGAGATTGCTTTGATCGATTGGAGTCCATGACCCGTGGCTTGAGGGCTTCTCGTGAGCCCTACGGCAGAGGCGCAACACGCAGGAAGGGGCTTGTAAGAAGGACTGACCTCTTGATCTGACATGTCTACAGAGCTGCCTTGCTGCCTGGATGGCACTGTGCATTAAACCCTGTTAATGAATCATCAGGACGCATAAATCTTCCCTCTGCCCCGGACTTTTCCTGTTATTTACTTGATGTCTGTGTCATATCGATTGTGTGCTAATTACTTAAAAAGGTCCACGTAAACTGTGACTGAATAAATCACTTTAGTGGACAGATCCTGTGAAGGAACTGGATTTTCTAAGTTTAATGTAGTATATGTATGTATCCTAAGGAGTACTAGCACTGCAACACCGTGAGCTGTTCTGTGAGCTGAGACACTGCGAATGTGTCTGTGAGGTTGTGCTTGTGTTCTTGTTTCCTCCTATTGAGCAACCATTAGCTGGGGTCAGGAGATGGAAGCTTTGAATCCTCTGTGTGTCACTCAATGTGACTGTATGTGTTCGAtgcagatacattttaaaatccaggACAAAACTGCCAAAGATCCCACGACAACCCGTGACAATAGTGATGTAAATCTGACTGCTGAACACAATCGCATTTTTAAAAGGCCAACGTGCGCTCTAGTTCCACTaagaatacatttttcatttgttcactgCATATTTACTTGGTTGCAAGTACAGTCATGTATATTTCATAGGGGATTGCACGTTCCGCTCTGTAGcacagacaacagcagctctACAATATCTTTGCATAGGCGCTTTTGAGAAATTTGCATTTTCAACATCCACAAGAGTCTTGTGGATGAAATGCGGGCCACTGACGCCATCTAATCACCTTTTCTATTCTCTGAGACATCATCAGTCTTTCAGCTGCGAAACATTTCAGCCCTTTAATGTGtgcaggaaatgaaatgaagaccAGCTGAACAGAAAATCCATGGACCATAGTACAGCAATTGGATTTGTCATTTTCAGCACATCTTCTGTCCTCACTCACGTCTCTTTAATGTTAACTGCATTTGCCATAATGCCTCAGTCGATGTCACCCCATCATGGCTGTTTGCACTCGTCCTGCTCTCCAGTGTGATCCGTGCCTTTTGAGTGTGAACACTCAACATTTAATGACAATGAATTCTTGTAAAAAGAGACGACAGTGGTTTATTTTGTCCAGAATATCAGAGCTTTGGGATTGTGGTATTTCACAAAATGGATAAGATAGGATAACACTGCCTATATTCTATAATTGTCTTGTTATTGTAAATGAGTGATGTAAAAATCGATCCTGCTAACAAATGGAGCCAAAGCCCGATGCGTATAACGTATTCCTCTGTGACAAAGGGCTCCATTAGTATTCAAAAACGATTAAAAGCACATCAGCCACACTGTCTACTTCCTTCATTATTTAGAGCATGGTCACTGTAACTTTATTTGGAGGTGCTCCAAACAGAGTCCTGCTGCTGcaaatacttacttacttatacAATAATAATCCCCTATAAAAACATTGTTGACTCTCGACTGCCAACGCAATCTGCAAATGAAAATCAGTTTGGAGAAAAGCTTgtctttaaaatctttaaaaatgattttcaaaatTTGTTGGCAATAACAAAACTGTAGAACATCACCGGCCTTATGCTTTAATGGATACATTATAAAATGGATTAATCCTGCACGGTGCCTGCATTCTGGAAACTCCAATGCCTGACTTATTCCACATTGCATTTTCATTTGCTCATTCACATTTCGATATGTCTATTTTCACCTCCTGTGACCGACGTCCCATTGACATTTACTCAATAACTAATCCATACTTATTCCAAATAATTACATGTGTAATGTCCAAGAGGCCTCGCTGGCATTTACAGAGAGTAAATGTTGACAACATCCATAATAAGAACCACAGATAACTGAAGATTGGATTAAAACTGATAATTACCTAAAACAatattccaaaataaaagcacttacAGTATACATCATATGATATTCCATATCACAGTTGTATCAATgttttcaaaagacaaaaactgctATCACATGTATATAATGAAATACTTTTGTCtgctaaaacataaaatgtgaagaTTTTAGAAAGATTAAGCACTTTTATCCACAAAAACAATTCACTTTTTGCAAAACAatcaaaactggaaaaaaataactgaCTAAGGCATTACGGCACACTGTTTCATTCAGTTGAACATGATGTCAACCACACTGCAGAAAACAGCTCTAACTGCTCTCCTAACAGTGATGGCACACAgctatatatgtttttaatcaAAAGGAGTTAATGCTTCACCTAACATTTATAGCACTTCATGTAAATACATACTGTAGTGatacaaaacatttgatttgaccCATTGGTTACTAGTAAAGCCTAATGTTACGTCAGCttgaccaaacaaaataaatcacatcatCGCTTAATATTGCTGTTACAGATCAATATTGTCTTTACACTTGATATAGTGTATagtgtagataaaaaaaaatcaaatcgAATTTGCGTCATGATAGTAGCAACATGACAGGCATCGTATTGACTGTTCTcgcaaaatgtgcaaaacataGTTTCACACCGGCCGAATCTCATCCTGCAAGTGTCCGGTGATCATGAGTGGAGAATTGTCCATTAGCTGTAATAGGTAGAGGAAGCTTCTAATGCGTTGATCCAATTCAGAGTTTCCTCTGAGTGTCAGTTTAAGGTAATTCAGTCACCTCGCTATGACTCGAAGCTGCGGTGTAACTTTCCCCTCCTCATCTCCTTGGTTTACTGTCGGCTGAATATCCTGGTTGTGCAAAATGTCGGAGCAAGTGGAGTGGAACCAGTGAGTCAGCCGAACTACGATGTTCATGGGGAATATACATGAGCACTGACACATAAAGTCTCAGCTAGACATTCACATTAATTGATTACCAATACCTCATAACACATGAATTGGGTGGCAACTCTAAAGTTAATGCTGCAGATATCTTATGTAATAGCTGTAACAACGCAGTAGCAGTGACAGGCTGATGTCTGTGACTCACAACCATCATCGGAGCAGCAGCTTCCCTGCTGATGCTCCTCCAggcctgtgctgcagctgtctTGACTTCTAGGGGATGTTCTTAGATAGTCTGCTCTTCATCAAGTGAAACACGCAACCTGTGAGATTGCTTAAGACCAATGTCCTGCCTGACAATCTGATCGTTGTGCGACTATGTATACACATCTGGGAGTCCTGCAGTGTTCTCCTAATATGGATGTGAACACCTACAGACATTGTTAAAGCTTAGAGTCAGCACTTTGACCTCATAGTTATTTTTTGTGCTGTGCAGGGTTAGAGCCTAAACAGTAATGAAAtgactctgtatgtgtgtgtgtgtgtgtgtgtttgtgtgatcatGTCTCTGCTTTATACAGCTTCTACGTTTGTATGTACATTTGTTTCCTtatgcacaggcacacacaggtgtgtttgtAATCGTCCAGAAAGACGTGTGTCTCATAAAGCTGTTGGGGAATAAGAGTCTCATTACATGAATTGGGTAATTTGTACTGATGGAAGGTGAAAAGGCTTCTGTTCCTCTGCAACATCAGACTCCTGTGGTGGAGAACTGTGTGACCTCTGTCTGGAGGTCATCCTGAACTGTCCCCCCCGCCCACTGCTTCATGCCTAGTCATGCTGGCGGAGTCTCTGTTGTTGCAGGGGCACAGACAGACGCAGGCTCCCGCGTGCTGTTGCGTGCCCTGGTGAAGCTGTTCTGCTCCAGGCGGGAGCGATAGGGCAGACAGAAATCCCTGAAGCACCTCTTGAAGTTCTCGTCCAGGAAGGCGTACAACACTGGGTTCAGGCTGCTGTTGGTGTAGCCCAGAGCGATGCACAGGTGCCAAGCGGCCATCACCAGGAGGTTCTTGTGGTCGATATCCACCATggttttgatgatgatgaaaatgtggaTGGGAGTCCAGCAGATGATGAAGGCCGCCACGACCACAAGGACCATGCGAGTGATGCGCCGCAGGTTCCTGTCCTTCTCTTTGGATCCAGAGAGCAGACGGACGCTCTTGAGACGCAGGATCATCAGACCGTAGCACACCGTGATGACCAGGACTGGTACCACGAAGGCgaagatgaaaacacagattttcatcACTGTGTCCCAGTACCAGTCAGGTTGGGGAAATCTGAGTGTGCAGGCAGTTTTCCCTGGCGAGTTAAAACAATTAGAAGTTTTACACAGAGCCATGTGGAGAAACTAATTCGACTTAATAACCCAGCTCAAATGCACTCTTTTACAGCATGGCGACTGCCAGAACAGCAAAAGTTTCTCACCTTTATCTGTCTTGGTAACCGCCATGATCATCACGGGGATTCCCACAGCGGAGGACAGGATCCAGATGCAGACGTTGATGAGCTTGGCTTTGGCGGGCGTGCGGAAGTCCAGGGCCCTCACAGGATGACACACGGCGATGTAGCGGTCCACACTCATCATGGTGAGCGTGAAGATGCTGGTGAACATGTTATAGTAGTCAATGGCGATGATCACTTTACACAGCAGCTCCCCAAAGGGCCACGTACGCATCAGGTACTTGGCGCTCTGGAAGGGGAGGGTGCTGGTGGCGAGAGCGTCGGCGAGAGCCAGGTTGAAGATGTAGATGTTGGTGGCGGTCTTCATCTTGGTGTACCTGGTTGATTGGAGGAAAGGTTGAGAGCAATTTTAATTGACTCTGACTCACTGTGGATTGGAGCTGTTGTTAGTTGGAGGagattggatttttttttcaagatcTGCCTACTGCTGTGTGGCGAAGGCTCCTCCTGTGGTTGAATCACTTTTCCCATTAAAACACTTCAAGGTTAGAAGCCAATTTATTATTTGATCTAATCTACTACCTTCTCAAACCAACGATCTGCTATTCCCTTCAGAAATATCAAACTTTTCATGTCAAGCTTTTTAGATGCACAATGTTTTtatgacactgaaataaatagaTTAGAAGTGAGTCTTAAGTGAGTGTGAGCCTCCCAGTAAACTGCTTGGATGTACTGAAAGGCtacaagagaaaaagaaaaacccctAATTTCAGATTCAtagaatatttgtgtgtgtgtgtgtgtgtgtgtgtgtgtgtgtgtgtgtgtgtgtgtgtgtgtgtgtgtgtgtgtgtgtgtgtgtgtgctgaacaGTTGGTTAAGCACAGTCCTCCACATGAGTCcagaatttaattaaactgcagCAACAGGCTGTAGAAGGATGAAGGAAGACAAAGGAATGTCTAACCTTATCATaatcactgcagaaaaacaccATTACATTACACACCATGTACTGATTTCACTCTCAATGTAATTTCTTTGTCAGGAAGTGAGTGAAGTTCTgaaatttcaaaacaaaacgTGATATTTCAGCATGTAATGTGTGAGGTATCATTTATGAATTTGTGGGAACTTAGTAGAAGACAGAATGATATTCCTGATGTCCTCCTGGTGCACGTAATGAGCGGAAGGAGTCATGCAGACATTTGCAGTCGGGAAGAATGTTGAATTGTGATGGGTTTTATTGCCCAAAGGAATAAAGACAAGTTTAAGATGATGTGTAACAttggaaatgttcttttttatgtgAAGCTGACAATATGCTCTTACATTTTCCCCTCATGTAAGCAtgaatttattgtatttacttatttatatttgaGTTGATCACTCAGTTTTTTTGATCCTTCAGAGAACTAGCAGCTCTTAAATATGTTAGAAGAGAGATAAATGATTGACACTAGACGTCCAGCCTTCCCATCTTTGCTTTCTCAGTGTAAGATGCATTATTACAACAAATCAACGTGACACAAATAACCACAGGAACGCAGAGCACCCCGGCCATCGCCTGTGCTTTTCAGGTGAGGGTTCAGCATCGACTCGTTAATCATCTGAGTTTACAGCATCAGCCATGACAGGGATAATTGGTGCAATGAAGTACTTTCAAGCTGTAGATCACACCGCCCCtcatcctctctccctcccctcaaatgtgtaggagtgtgtgtgcttgtgtgtgtgtgtgtgtttgtttgtgtgggtgtattAGAGAGTGGCTCTTAGACAAACTAAAACTGTGCGCAATTAGAAAAAACATCATAAATGAAGTAATGTGGtaataaatacacattattaGATATACTCCATTTTGAAAGCGTACTGCTATATtcctatatataaatatagaaacatgtaaatgtatatataatgttAAACATCACCAGAAGTGACTTTGATTGACACTTTCAATCAATTTCAAATAATCCTTGctcataaaatatatatatttattttatattcacatAGGTCTTTGATGTCACAATGACCGTGTGCATTGATCAGCAAGTAACCACAAAGCTCATTATGGATGTGATGACATGTCCACACATTTTGTcagtatgtttttctttaactctTTTCTCTGGGATGCTTGGTTTATCATTCATTTCTTACCTGACCACACCGTACATCACCAAGACGTTCCCCAGCAGCCCCACCACACAGATGAGAGAGTACAGAGCCGTGATGCAAACGGCGATGATCAGACTTGTAGTGTTGTTGCCCGCGGTCCCGTCGGTCTCGTTACTTTTTGAAGGCACAAGAGGCAGATCCTCGGAGAACGAGGCGTTGAAAGGAGTCACGGAGAGCGAGTAGAGCTCGTCATAATCGCCGAGATGGTCGGGAGGAAGAGTAGAGAACTCCATTTCAGGAGCGCACGAAAACTGGACGACAAATTGGTGATGGGGCGCTCGGAggagactctctctctctctctctctctctctctctctctgtcgctctGTGCGCGCTCCCTTTGCCAAAGCGCACTGGTGCACAAAGCAAGATGTAGGAGATGGAGACTGTTTTCCTGGCCCGTTTCTTAACCTGCCCAAAGGGAAACCATTTGTCAGTGTGCTTTAACTAGTTGCAGCTTTTAATGATGCTGCATCCTCTTTCTTCTTGGATTTTTCTTATTGGCTGTTATCATCCAAACATGACAGCCTCTTTTTTTCCACCTGCCACCCAGAGGCTCATCAAACAATGTCAATGAGACACCCAGCACCTCTCACCGCTTTATTGCTCTACAGCTCTATTAGACCTGTCTTTATAGCTGTTCCTCCTGCTACTGCCTGCTTCACCTTCTTCTCCAACTCCCCGTGGCCTGTGGCCGGTGTTAGTGAAGCTCCATTAGAGGACTGACTCTTCTCGTCAGGCAGTCACCTCCATGAAATGATCTTACTAAACCACAGAAGTGATGCAACTACCTGCCTGTGGCAAAGCTCTTTAAATATTAAGCATGGTGTTGATAGCCCATAGCCGCAGTCAAGTGTGTCCATTTAGAAATGACTCCTACAAATTGTCATGTCGCCCTTTAGATTTTCCGCCTGGGTGAATATACACATGTTGGCACATTAGTGTGAGAAGTGTTTGTCAAGGATCAACATTTGATCTTGTTGTGTTTAGCaggattttgtgtctctgatgtGCATCTGggtttattttttgctgttgcTATGCTGGTCTGCAGATTGCTGGGAGTGTTCACAAGCATCACACGTGTTAAAGCAGGTTTATTGTTTGCTGCTTGACCAGTTCACCTTAAACCAGCCCTAAGTGGTGTTTACACAGCCTTTTCTTATACAAATGCCAGAGCAGGTGTGTCTCTGGACAGTTTTCGTCAAAGGCCTCATTTTCGTAGCCTTTTGTCTTTAGGCACTTGTTGTGAAAATCGGAAACCATCGAAAAAATAAGAGCGACTGTGCAATTGTGCAGCCTGTTTTGAGAGCATTTCTCTAGGGATAATTGTTTATTTGAACAACATAAACAGATCAAAATCCTCCTGTGGCTGTGTCTGCAGCGTTCGGAACTGCAGCAGTCTTTCACTCTGCAAAGTGACCTTTACAAAATCCGCCTTCAAGCAACCATCATCAGCTCCGCACAAAGCTGGGACAGCCAAAAGAATAGGGCCAGTGTATCTGGAACAAAAGCTCTGAAGCCTCCCTCTTAACGGTTCCTTCTAAAGATAGCTCACGTGCGTCTTCCCTCACATGAAAAGCAGTAATAAATTATCAGGTTCATTAATGGAGGATATTTGTTTAAAGCTTTTATTGAGATTTCAGGCCCTCCACAGATGAGCACTATTCCCAAGATGATATTCAAATTGAGGTCATGGCTCTGTGAATGGTAATATCTGTCGCTTGTTTGGCTGATCCGGTTTGTTCCTGACTGAAATATCTGGACCAAATTGGATCAACAACTGGTGTAGGGATTCCCGTGAAATGTGGCACAAATCTCCATCCTCCGCAGAGCATGAATCATAATGGTTCTGGTAATCCTCTGCTGTTCCTGTAGCGCTTCCTAATGAATGATGATATATTAGTATTAGATTTTCCACCTGTCAGCACATACAATGGTTACAATTAGCTGCAACATGAGAGATCTTGacatattaatacatttgtaatcCAGTCATTTGATCTATATATCATTCTGCATGAGTAGGACTTTCACTTTTGCTAATTAGGTACATTTTTATGCCGAAAGTCTTAAGTCTAAGActttcaacaacaaacaaatttaaataaatgccCAGAATAAGTTTAATTATCTTCAGCTATCTGGCCTCAAAGACCTGGTCAAAGCAGCAGAGGATTgactgaagagacaaaaaagtTGCAGGAAGTCTTAAAAGAAGTGTGTCAGGGTAACTTTGAGGGTGAGTATCGATTGGGGAGATAGTGGCAGCTGAGAGGTCACAGTGGTTAGCAAATATTTACTTCCCTTCATAACCACGTCATTAAATTTAGCTGTCAACACCCCCGGAGACCTCAGCAGTGAATTGCCATCTCAGCAGTTATCTAACATGTATCACAACTTGATCACAGCCCTCAATTTCATCAACAACAGTCCAAGTGGGACAGTTTTGCCCTGCCAGTGTGAAATGACTTACACAGCAGTTCAGAAGCTGGGAGGGAGAATACACAATTTAGAGATTTGAAGGAAACTGtggtgtgaaagagagagagagggcgagatGGGGCTGAGTGGTGCAGTAGCCGGCGTgaacaaaatgctgctgttgctgtttataTTTTCGCCTCTCCCCTCGTGGAGAATCAGTCATGATTAGTCTGTACGGGCAGCGTGATTACTCGCATCACTCATCAGCCCAATGGAAACCGTGGGAAGCATTATGCTGCTTATCGGGAAGCCATCACATTCATGGCAGGGAAAGTAGAGTGAAGCCCATTAAAAGTAAGATCAGTGTTGAGTTTTTGGGAAACCTTGCAGCAATGACGACGATGCATTTTTTGATTTTCCAATCACAGAATCAATATGACTTTGCTGAAGACTAAATCAGTCTTAATGAATAATTCCTAACACATTGATGTCATCTAgcagttagtttagtttcatttgttgctgctgttgtggttGTTTCTGCTTTATATGTGGTTGCAATATCTTGTACATAAACAGCAGATATGAGTTTGTATACTTCATATCTTCCGAAAGgtcacagtaaaaaataatacataccTTAgtatattttgaca
This genomic stretch from Anabas testudineus chromosome 16, fAnaTes1.2, whole genome shotgun sequence harbors:
- the oprd1b gene encoding LOW QUALITY PROTEIN: opioid receptor, delta 1b (The sequence of the model RefSeq protein was modified relative to this genomic sequence to represent the inferred CDS: deleted 1 base in 1 codon), with protein sequence MEFSTLPPDHLGDYDELYSLSVTPFNASFSEDLPLVPSKSNETDGTAGNNTTSLIIAVCITALYSLICVVGLLGNVLVMYGVVRYTKMKTATNIYIFNLALADALATSTLPFQSAKYLMRTWPFGELLCKVIIAIDYYNMFTSIFTLTMMSVDRYIAVCHPVRALDFRTPAKAKLINVCIWILSSAVGIPVMIMAVTKTDKGKTACTLRFPQPDWYWDTVMKICVFIFAFVVPVLVITVCYGLMILRLKSVRLLSGSKEKDRNLRRITRMVLVVVAAFIICWTPIHIFIIIKTMVDIDHKNLLVMAAWHLCIALGYTNSSLNPVLYAFLDENFKRCFRDFCLPYRSRLEQNSFTRARNSTREPASVCALQQQRLRQHD